One window of the Benincasa hispida cultivar B227 chromosome 3, ASM972705v1, whole genome shotgun sequence genome contains the following:
- the LOC120072722 gene encoding L-ascorbate oxidase — translation MSFSLLGFGRSTKTIQQMASLLQSRQYLLILLCFLLFLIQSPIAESRTLNYKWEVKSELKSPDCFKKLTMTINGRSPGPTIYAHQGDTVIVELKNSFSTENVAIHWHGIRQIGTPWSDGTEGVTQCPILPGETFKYQFVVDRPGTYLYHAHYGMQREDGLYGSIVVWLPEGQTEPFSYDYDRNLILTDWYHKTSHEHAAGLATPGSGFTWVGEPDSLLIQGRGRFNCSVLGSSTSATCNSSNPECILYPITVVPGKTYRLRVSSLTSLSALSFQIEGHTMTVVEADGHYVEPFQVNNLFIYSGETYSVLIKADQDPSRNYWITTNVVSRSRTTPPGLAIFNYYPNHQRKLPPTTPPAPPAWNDVAPRLAQSHAIKARQGFIHAPPKAADKVIVLLNTQNTVNGRRRWSLNNVSFNMPHTPYLIALKHNLLHAFSQDKPPTGYDFKNYDIFNPAPNPEATVSDAIFRLDFNSTVDIILQNANMMSPNNSETHPWHLHGHDFWVLGYGEGKFDIYKDPSKFNLENPIMKNTVPLHPYGWTALRFVADNPGVWAFHCHIDAHFFMGMGVVFAEGIDRVQKLPTSIMGCGESKRFLRP, via the exons ATGAGTTTTAGCCTTTTGGGTTTCGGAAGAAGCACCAAAACGATTCAACAAATGGCTTCGTTGTTACAGAGTAGACAATATCTCTTGATTCTCCTCTGCTTCTTGTTGTTCTTAATACAATCTCCAATTGCAGAATCAAGAACTCTGAACTATAAATGGGAAGTGAAGTCCGAATTGAAGTCCCCCGACTGCTTTAAAAAACTTACCATGACCATTAATGGCAGATCTCCAGGTCCCACTATCTACGCCCACCAAGGTGACACCGTCATCGTTGAGCTCAAGAACAGCTTCAGTACCGAAAATGTCGCAATCCACTGGCATGGAATCCGACAG ATTGGAACACCTTGGAGCGATGGAACAGAAGGTGTCACCCAATGTCCTATTTTGCCTGGTGAAACCTTCAAATATCAGTTCGTTGTAGACAGA CCAGGAACTTACCTATACCATGCCCATTACGGTATGCAAAGAGAAGATGGTCTCTATGGATCCATTGTGGTTTGGCTTCCAGAAGGACAAACAGAGCCTTTTTCCTACGATTACGATCGTAATCTCATCCTCACAGATTGGTATCATAAAACCAGCCATGAACACGCCGCCGGATTGGCTACCCCCGGCTCTGGCTTCACTTGGGTGGGGGAGCCTGATTCACTTTTGATACAAGGAAGAGGGAGATTCAATTGCTCTGTTTTGGGATCTTCAACCTCTGCTACCTGCAATTCATCCAACCCAGAATGTATTCTTTATCCAATAACAGTCGTACCAGGAAAAACTTACCGATTGAGAGTCTCTAGTCTTACTTCTCTTTCAGCTCTCAGTTTCCAAATTGAG GGTCACACCATGACTGTGGTTGAAGCAGATGGGCATTACGTCGAGCCATTTCAAGTAAACAACTTGTTCATATACTCGGGAGAAACATATTCTGTGTTGATAAAAGCCGATCAAGACCCTTCTAGAAACTACTGGATCACAACCAATGTGGTGAGCCGATCAAGGACCACCCCCCCTGGTTTGGCCATTTTCAATTATTACCCAAATCACCAGCGTAAACTTCCTCCGACAACTCCTCCGGCACCACCTGCTTGGAACGATGTTGCACCTCGATTGGCTCAAAGCCACGCCATCAAAGCCCGACAAGGTTTTATCCACGCGCCGCCCAAAGCCGCCGACAAAGTGATCGTGCTTCTCAACACCCAAAACACCGTGAATGGACGCCGCCGATGGTCGTTAAATAACGTTTCCTTCAACATGCCTCACACCCCTTACCTTATTGCCCTGAAGCACAATCTTCTCCATGCGTTCAGCCAGGATAAACCACCCACCGGATACGATTTCAAGAACTACGACATTTTCAATCCGGCGCCCAACCCTGAAGCGACGGTGAGCGACGCTATATTCCGGCTGGATTTCAATTCGACGGTGGACATCATTTTGCAGAACGCGAATATGATGAGCCCAAACAACAGTGAAACGCATCCTTGGCATTTGCACGGCCATGATTTCTGGGTGCTGGGGTACGGGGAAGGGAAATTCGATATCTACAAAGATCCAAGCAAGTTCAATTTAGAGAATCCGATCATGAAGAACACGGTGCCGTTGCACCCATATGGATGGACGGCTTTGAGATTTGTGGCGGATAACCCTGGGGTTTGGGCCTTCCACTGCCACATCGACGCCCATTTCTTTATGGGAATGGGAGTTGTTTTTGCAGAAGGGATTGACAGGGTTCAGAAATTGCCTACTTCCATTATGGGATGCGGCGAGAGCAAGAGGTTCTTAAGGCCTTAA